From a single Phycisphaeraceae bacterium genomic region:
- a CDS encoding PQQ-binding-like beta-propeller repeat protein, with amino-acid sequence MPLRRPFADRLRSVLLTTGACAGLGASILATGCASSPRDRESDSVLSGAGVPARELGPYERLGYRIEWKGLPVVSRRQTPMFVDVFGDRVVFQDTGNTMTVMDAATGRSIWAAEVDNPSSRFIGNARQGDRLFSSSDNELFVLDIRTGEILERHRLAVVANSGPTLAGNIACFGGSAGQLLGHNLASSFKLWGYQLDGAITARPVIVGDTVAAVSQRGEVVFVNPANGSSTGITRIFSGLANNPVAGDGTLFIAGTDQSVYAFSPEGGRQLWRVRTPYPIVDQPSFVNGRLYVHVPNEGITAYAAGSGAVLWRNAEARGTVLGVRAGRLIVWDGATAYVLDQDRGETIEKVPLSGVHTLLMTQPVDGDLYVVMRDGWVERHSPRR; translated from the coding sequence ATGCCCCTCCGCCGCCCCTTTGCCGACCGGCTTCGCAGCGTTCTCCTGACGACGGGCGCGTGCGCCGGCCTCGGCGCGTCGATCCTCGCGACGGGCTGCGCGTCCTCGCCTCGCGATCGGGAGTCTGACAGCGTGCTGAGCGGCGCGGGCGTCCCGGCGCGCGAGCTGGGGCCCTATGAGCGCCTCGGCTACCGGATCGAGTGGAAGGGGCTGCCGGTGGTCTCCCGGCGCCAGACCCCGATGTTCGTGGATGTCTTCGGCGACCGCGTGGTTTTCCAGGACACCGGGAACACGATGACCGTCATGGACGCCGCCACCGGGCGGAGCATCTGGGCGGCCGAGGTCGACAACCCCAGTTCGAGGTTCATCGGCAACGCGCGCCAGGGCGACCGCCTGTTCAGCTCGTCGGACAACGAGTTGTTCGTCCTCGACATCCGGACCGGTGAGATCCTCGAGCGCCACCGGCTGGCCGTCGTCGCGAACTCCGGGCCCACCCTTGCCGGGAACATCGCCTGCTTCGGCGGGTCGGCCGGGCAGCTGCTGGGGCACAACCTCGCGTCGAGTTTCAAGCTGTGGGGCTACCAGCTCGACGGCGCGATCACCGCCCGGCCCGTGATCGTGGGCGACACGGTCGCCGCGGTCAGCCAGCGGGGCGAGGTGGTCTTCGTCAACCCAGCCAACGGCTCGTCCACCGGCATCACCCGGATCTTCAGTGGGCTCGCGAACAACCCTGTCGCCGGCGACGGGACGCTCTTCATCGCCGGCACGGACCAGTCGGTCTACGCCTTCAGCCCCGAGGGCGGTCGCCAGCTCTGGCGCGTCCGAACCCCCTACCCGATCGTGGACCAGCCCAGCTTCGTCAACGGTCGCCTGTATGTGCACGTGCCCAACGAGGGCATCACCGCCTACGCCGCCGGCTCGGGCGCCGTCCTGTGGAGAAACGCGGAAGCCCGGGGCACGGTGCTGGGCGTGCGTGCCGGTCGCCTGATCGTGTGGGATGGCGCGACGGCGTATGTCCTCGACCAGGACCGGGGCGAAACCATCGAGAAGGTCCCCCTCAGCGGCGTGCACACGCTCCTGATGACCCAGCCGGTCGACGGCGACCTGTACGTCGTGATGCGCGACGGATGGGTCGAGCGCCACTCTCCTCGCCGCTGA
- a CDS encoding riboflavin synthase — MFTGLVQAVGQIASIEERPFGVRLVVDAHRWDHAPELGESISVSGVCLTLAEHPGPKGNAALAFDVVAETLAKTKLGALRTGSGVNLERACRPNDLLGGHIVQGHVDGVATVTMVNDDPTDWRVRVEPPPDLMEFTAPKGSICIDGVSLTIAALTPAHVEVALIPTTLEKTTLHALREGDRVNLEMDAVGKQVVHWLKNWGSRQ; from the coding sequence ATGTTTACAGGACTCGTCCAGGCGGTCGGCCAGATCGCGTCGATTGAAGAGCGTCCGTTCGGCGTCCGCCTCGTCGTCGACGCGCACCGCTGGGATCACGCGCCCGAACTCGGCGAATCCATCAGCGTCAGCGGCGTGTGCCTGACCCTCGCAGAACACCCGGGGCCGAAGGGCAACGCGGCGCTCGCGTTCGATGTCGTCGCCGAGACGCTCGCGAAGACGAAACTCGGCGCACTGCGCACCGGCAGCGGCGTGAACCTCGAGCGCGCGTGCCGCCCGAACGACCTGCTGGGCGGGCACATCGTGCAGGGCCATGTCGACGGCGTGGCGACGGTCACGATGGTCAACGACGACCCGACCGACTGGCGCGTGCGCGTCGAGCCACCCCCCGACCTGATGGAGTTCACGGCGCCCAAGGGCTCGATCTGCATCGACGGCGTGTCCTTGACGATCGCGGCGCTGACGCCGGCGCATGTCGAGGTGGCGCTCATCCCCACCACGCTCGAGAAGACCACGCTGCACGCCCTGCGCGAGGGCGACCGCGTGAACCTCGAGATGGACGCGGTCGGCAAGCAGGTGGTGCATTGGCTGAAAAACTGGGGGAGTAGGCAATAG
- a CDS encoding NAD(P)H-hydrate epimerase — protein sequence MPTNALRVRVRSTSGTPPALAVFDRAGVRAVDRAAIEELDLPGVALMENAAATLAQVSDEMLTARGAPADARALILAGPGNNGGDGFAAARRLRNAGRTVIVATLGEPRDADSDASINLRVLRGLRAPAVEIHAIHARPTRALDAIVDAPGEPMIVIDAMLGTGLDRTLADPFLDAVRWLNALRARRGTLVVAADIPTGLDADTGETLGDAVRADATVTFAGLKAGFLAPGARAFLGEVTVADIGAPRELLDRFGRPVAPGEVERLP from the coding sequence GTGCCCACGAACGCCCTGCGCGTGCGAGTCCGATCGACCTCGGGGACTCCCCCGGCGCTGGCGGTCTTCGATCGCGCCGGGGTCCGCGCCGTCGACCGCGCCGCGATCGAGGAGCTCGACCTCCCCGGCGTCGCATTGATGGAGAACGCCGCCGCGACGCTCGCGCAGGTCAGCGATGAAATGCTCACGGCGCGAGGCGCGCCCGCCGACGCGCGGGCGCTCATCCTCGCCGGGCCTGGGAACAACGGCGGCGACGGCTTCGCCGCGGCACGCCGCCTGCGCAACGCCGGCCGGACCGTCATCGTCGCGACGCTGGGCGAGCCGCGCGACGCCGACTCGGACGCGTCGATCAACCTCCGCGTCTTGCGCGGCTTGCGCGCACCGGCCGTCGAGATCCACGCGATCCACGCCCGGCCCACCCGGGCGCTCGATGCGATCGTCGACGCGCCGGGCGAGCCCATGATCGTCATCGACGCGATGCTCGGAACCGGGCTCGACCGGACGCTCGCCGACCCGTTCCTCGACGCCGTGCGCTGGCTGAACGCCCTGCGAGCGCGCCGGGGGACGCTCGTGGTCGCGGCCGACATCCCCACCGGGCTCGACGCCGACACCGGGGAGACGCTGGGCGACGCGGTCCGGGCCGACGCCACGGTGACCTTCGCGGGTCTCAAAGCGGGCTTCCTCGCGCCCGGAGCGCGTGCGTTTCTGGGAGAGGTCACGGTCGCCGACATCGGGGCGCCGCGCGAGCTGCTCGACCGCTTCGGGCGTCCGGTCGCTCCGGGCGAGGTCGAGCGGCTCCCCTGA
- a CDS encoding DegT/DnrJ/EryC1/StrS family aminotransferase: MSTTNTAPSLSKAARLAIDGGTPVRPAGKKIPLISAKLDRTDIDAAIAVLESGMLRAGPRAAEFEKQFAAKTEAAHALTCANGTCALQLAYLAALHLPAQGAREEVEVIVPSWTYIATASMLVACGITPVFCECDPETYTIDAEDAATKISHKTRAIAATHLYGNPVDIDAVQALAQKHDLRVVYDAAQSHFATWKGRGLGAFGDAVTYSFYATKNLATGEGGMVTTNSPEVARAMGLLRSHGETEKYLHETVGFNYRMTDIEAAIGLSQLQRADQFTGARRANAKKLDALVTEIDGLHAPKTTPGGEHAFHLYQIRMDETAFSCSRDEFIKALEAEGVNCGVHYPKPLHFQPAFSQYATQKYPISERLARELFCVAVHPSLTDADIADLGEALRKVADAYRK; this comes from the coding sequence ATGTCGACGACCAACACCGCACCGTCTCTGTCCAAGGCCGCCCGTCTCGCGATCGACGGGGGGACGCCGGTGCGCCCAGCCGGGAAGAAGATCCCGCTGATCTCGGCGAAGCTCGACCGGACGGACATCGACGCCGCCATCGCGGTGCTCGAGAGCGGGATGCTGCGTGCCGGCCCCCGGGCGGCGGAGTTCGAGAAGCAGTTCGCGGCCAAGACCGAGGCGGCCCACGCGCTGACCTGCGCGAACGGGACCTGCGCGCTCCAGCTGGCGTATCTGGCCGCCCTCCACCTGCCCGCGCAGGGCGCGCGCGAAGAGGTCGAGGTCATCGTGCCCTCGTGGACCTATATCGCCACGGCGTCGATGCTCGTGGCCTGCGGCATCACGCCGGTCTTCTGCGAGTGCGACCCGGAGACCTACACGATCGACGCGGAGGACGCCGCCACGAAGATCAGCCACAAGACGCGCGCGATCGCCGCGACCCACCTGTACGGGAACCCTGTGGATATCGACGCGGTGCAGGCGCTGGCGCAGAAGCACGACCTGCGCGTGGTCTACGACGCGGCGCAGAGCCACTTCGCGACCTGGAAGGGCAGGGGCCTGGGCGCGTTCGGCGACGCGGTGACCTATTCGTTCTACGCGACGAAGAACCTCGCGACGGGCGAGGGCGGCATGGTGACGACCAACAGCCCGGAGGTCGCCCGCGCGATGGGCCTGCTGCGCTCGCACGGCGAGACGGAGAAGTACCTGCACGAGACGGTGGGGTTCAACTATCGCATGACCGACATCGAGGCCGCGATCGGGCTGAGCCAGCTGCAGCGGGCCGACCAGTTCACCGGCGCGCGTCGGGCGAACGCGAAGAAACTCGACGCGCTGGTCACTGAGATCGACGGGCTGCACGCGCCCAAGACCACGCCCGGCGGCGAGCACGCGTTCCACCTGTACCAGATCCGCATGGACGAGACGGCGTTCTCCTGCTCGCGCGACGAGTTCATCAAGGCGTTGGAGGCCGAGGGCGTGAATTGCGGCGTGCACTACCCCAAGCCCCTGCACTTCCAGCCGGCGTTCTCGCAGTACGCCACGCAGAAGTACCCGATCAGCGAGCGCCTGGCGCGCGAACTGTTCTGCGTCGCGGTGCACCCGTCGCTGACGGATGCCGATATCGCCGACCTTGGCGAGGCGCTGCGCAAGGTCGCGGACGCGTATCGGAAGTAA
- a CDS encoding glycosyltransferase: protein MSLLVDIVGGGLFVLAVGCGVYWTIGLARILGGLRGNFSARAGLSLPAPAHGSGEPMSVCVVVPCYNEAASVATVTRSLLAQDHPSLRVVFVLDRCTDDTRGVIERASTTEAGEIDPRVEILEVRECPSDWAGKVHALHSGVTRSRSARDADMILFIDADTELDPRCVRACAAILQERGLDLLSLWSTLSTEKWFERVVQPMTTLELIRQYPLQSANREVRPRAMANGQFMLFRAPAYHGFGGVESVRESVLEDVAIARRMKRLGMRAGVLLAEGLLLCRMYDSYRAYRNGWKRIFIESSSRRSPRLRAYAMRKAMAHLLLPGAAIAMLAFGCMETFDARTETGSVLMLFGGVYGVVPYLICLAILYRSQGLLRYLPAAPAGNILTILILFEAARDLRAGKPVRWGGREYELVDRGSKRDERRRNRAGAHGASKATV from the coding sequence ATGAGTCTGCTGGTCGACATCGTGGGGGGAGGCCTGTTCGTGCTCGCCGTCGGCTGTGGCGTGTACTGGACGATCGGGCTGGCGCGCATCCTGGGGGGGCTGCGCGGCAACTTTTCCGCTCGCGCGGGCCTCTCGCTGCCGGCCCCGGCGCACGGATCGGGCGAGCCCATGTCTGTGTGCGTCGTTGTGCCCTGCTACAACGAGGCCGCGTCGGTCGCGACCGTCACGCGCTCGCTGCTGGCGCAGGACCACCCGTCGCTGCGCGTGGTGTTCGTGCTCGACCGCTGCACGGACGACACGAGGGGCGTGATCGAGCGCGCCTCGACGACTGAAGCCGGAGAGATCGACCCGAGGGTCGAGATCCTCGAGGTGCGCGAGTGCCCGAGCGACTGGGCCGGGAAGGTGCACGCGCTGCATTCGGGGGTCACGCGTTCGCGCAGCGCGCGCGACGCGGACATGATCCTGTTCATCGACGCCGACACCGAGCTCGACCCGCGATGTGTGCGCGCGTGCGCCGCGATCCTCCAGGAGCGCGGGCTCGACCTGCTCAGTCTGTGGAGCACCCTGAGCACCGAGAAGTGGTTCGAGCGCGTCGTCCAGCCGATGACCACGCTCGAGCTGATCCGCCAGTACCCGCTCCAGTCGGCGAACCGCGAGGTGCGTCCTCGCGCGATGGCGAACGGGCAGTTCATGCTGTTCCGCGCGCCGGCGTACCACGGGTTCGGTGGCGTCGAGTCGGTGCGCGAGAGCGTGCTGGAGGATGTCGCGATCGCTCGCCGCATGAAGCGACTGGGCATGCGCGCCGGGGTGCTTCTGGCCGAGGGCCTGCTGCTGTGCAGGATGTACGACTCGTACCGCGCCTATCGCAACGGGTGGAAGCGGATCTTCATCGAGTCCTCGTCGCGCCGCTCGCCGCGGCTGCGCGCGTACGCGATGCGCAAGGCGATGGCGCACCTCCTGCTGCCCGGCGCCGCGATCGCGATGCTGGCGTTTGGGTGCATGGAAACCTTCGACGCGCGGACCGAGACCGGGAGCGTGCTCATGCTGTTCGGCGGCGTCTACGGGGTCGTGCCCTACCTCATCTGCCTGGCGATCCTGTACAGGTCGCAGGGCTTGCTCCGCTATCTTCCCGCGGCGCCGGCCGGCAACATTCTCACGATCCTGATTCTCTTCGAAGCGGCGCGCGACCTGCGCGCCGGCAAGCCGGTCCGATGGGGCGGGCGCGAGTACGAACTCGTGGATCGGGGCTCCAAGCGCGACGAGCGCCGGAGAAACAGGGCCGGCGCGCACGGGGCGTCCAAGGCGACGGTTTAG
- a CDS encoding UDP-N-acetylglucosamine--N-acetylmuramyl-(pentapeptide) pyrophosphoryl-undecaprenol N-acetylglucosamine transferase has protein sequence MSDRIVVFAGGGTGGHLYPALAIAERLPPEWHTLFLCSARPIDQQILSRAEVAFTALPATPPTRKAPLAFARNFRASFRMTREQLRIRAKHGKVSMVAMGGFVCPPAVLAARALRVPVTLVNLDAEPGKANRFVDRFAQRVFTAADGPRVPRGWQRVGPLLRRSILVGASRADSRRALGLDANLRTLFVSGGSQGAGTVNDAMRALVERDAALFEGWQVYHQAGPSKDGGDEHLRALRDAYTSAKVRALVVPFCDEMGHAWNAADLAVCRSGAGTVAEVLGTATPAVFLPYPYHADEHQKKNAQSLVEAGGAVTLTDHVDAMKNLPALRDTLGSLMLDPSRRDAMRDALMALAPTDGASTVAANLAE, from the coding sequence GTGAGCGATCGCATCGTGGTGTTCGCCGGAGGTGGCACTGGCGGCCACCTCTACCCGGCCCTCGCGATCGCCGAGCGTCTGCCGCCAGAATGGCACACCCTCTTCCTCTGCTCGGCGCGCCCGATCGACCAGCAGATTCTCAGCAGGGCCGAGGTCGCATTCACGGCGCTCCCGGCCACCCCGCCGACGCGCAAGGCCCCGCTCGCCTTCGCGAGGAACTTCCGCGCTTCGTTCCGGATGACGCGCGAGCAGCTCCGAATCCGCGCGAAGCACGGGAAGGTGTCCATGGTCGCGATGGGGGGGTTCGTCTGCCCGCCCGCGGTGCTCGCAGCCCGCGCGCTGCGCGTCCCCGTGACGCTCGTGAACCTCGACGCCGAGCCGGGCAAGGCCAACCGCTTCGTGGACCGATTCGCGCAGCGAGTCTTCACCGCCGCCGACGGCCCGCGCGTGCCGCGGGGCTGGCAGCGCGTCGGCCCGCTGCTGCGCCGATCGATCCTCGTCGGCGCGTCGCGCGCCGACTCGCGCCGTGCGCTCGGGCTCGATGCGAACCTGCGCACCCTTTTCGTCTCGGGCGGCTCGCAGGGCGCCGGCACGGTCAACGACGCGATGCGCGCCCTCGTCGAGCGCGACGCGGCGCTGTTCGAGGGCTGGCAGGTCTATCACCAGGCCGGGCCATCAAAGGATGGCGGCGACGAGCACCTGCGCGCACTCCGCGACGCGTACACGAGCGCGAAGGTCCGCGCGCTCGTCGTGCCGTTCTGCGACGAGATGGGCCACGCGTGGAACGCCGCGGATCTCGCCGTCTGCCGCAGCGGCGCCGGGACAGTCGCCGAGGTCCTCGGCACAGCGACGCCGGCCGTGTTCCTGCCGTACCCGTACCACGCCGACGAGCACCAGAAAAAGAACGCGCAGTCCCTCGTCGAGGCCGGCGGCGCCGTGACCCTGACGGATCACGTCGACGCGATGAAGAACCTCCCTGCGCTGCGCGACACGCTCGGCTCGCTCATGCTCGATCCGTCCAGACGCGACGCGATGCGCGACGCCCTGATGGCGCTCGCGCCCACCGACGGCGCCTCGACCGTCGCCGCAAATCTCGCGGAGTGA
- a CDS encoding GGDEF domain-containing protein — protein MTTHPTPANPPIRVLLVGAEPARSLRADEGVELIRVRSAVDAIAELADPGAPASVIALGENALDEREMRPFLDAARDANPKATILLCRRDGGRSLNGLSRAFDLIVEGPLTPDAVRAPRAAREPEPTPVAQPTNPAPSQPHASTRAASLDEESADLEALLAGHDATGVFVDALRARLDDPTLAFTREGAKTPGARTSVAVERRGSPFGVLSSDRLNEHALRDAAAWLSRRLALAEQMRQLREAALTDPLTGAWNRRFFDRYLPQTLEDAKRRRLEAHLLVIDIDDFKHFNDRYGHGAGDEILRETVRLLKSVIRPCDRVCRIGGDEFAVVFYEPEGPRSASGSPQTPLSLSKVTARFQRQICECRFPKLGDEAPEALTISGGLATYPWDAIDAPALLDRADQLALESKRAGKSVILFGPGSQGCKER, from the coding sequence ATGACGACGCACCCGACTCCAGCCAACCCGCCGATCCGCGTGCTGCTCGTGGGCGCAGAGCCCGCGCGTTCGCTGCGCGCCGACGAGGGCGTCGAGCTGATCCGGGTGCGCAGCGCCGTGGACGCGATCGCGGAGCTTGCCGACCCCGGGGCGCCGGCCTCGGTCATCGCGCTGGGCGAGAACGCGCTCGACGAGCGCGAGATGCGCCCCTTCCTCGACGCGGCGCGCGACGCGAACCCCAAGGCGACCATCCTGCTGTGCAGGCGCGACGGGGGGCGCTCGCTCAACGGCCTCTCGCGCGCGTTCGACCTCATCGTCGAGGGCCCGCTGACGCCCGACGCCGTGCGCGCCCCTCGCGCCGCGCGCGAACCCGAGCCGACGCCCGTCGCGCAACCGACAAACCCTGCGCCGTCGCAGCCGCACGCGTCAACGCGCGCCGCGTCGCTCGACGAAGAATCCGCCGATCTCGAGGCACTCCTCGCAGGCCACGACGCGACGGGCGTCTTCGTCGACGCCCTGCGCGCCCGGCTCGACGACCCGACACTCGCCTTCACGCGCGAGGGCGCCAAGACCCCCGGCGCGCGCACCAGCGTCGCCGTCGAGCGGCGCGGCTCGCCCTTCGGCGTGCTCTCCTCCGACCGGCTCAACGAGCACGCCCTGAGAGACGCCGCCGCCTGGCTCTCCCGCCGACTCGCCCTCGCCGAGCAGATGCGCCAACTCCGCGAGGCCGCCCTCACCGACCCGCTCACCGGCGCATGGAACCGGCGCTTCTTCGACCGCTACCTGCCCCAGACCCTCGAGGACGCGAAACGCCGGCGCCTCGAAGCGCACCTCCTCGTGATCGATATCGATGACTTCAAGCACTTCAACGACCGCTACGGGCACGGCGCCGGCGACGAGATCCTGCGCGAGACCGTGCGGCTCCTGAAGTCCGTCATCCGCCCCTGCGATCGCGTCTGCCGCATCGGGGGCGACGAGTTCGCCGTCGTCTTCTACGAGCCCGAGGGCCCCCGCTCAGCGTCCGGCTCGCCCCAGACGCCTCTCTCGCTCAGCAAAGTCACCGCGCGCTTCCAGCGCCAGATCTGCGAGTGCCGCTTCCCCAAGCTGGGCGACGAAGCCCCGGAAGCCCTCACCATTTCCGGAGGCCTCGCGACCTACCCGTGGGACGCGATCGACGCCCCCGCCCTCCTCGACCGGGCCGACCAGCTCGCCCTCGAGTCCAAGCGGGCCGGCAAGAGCGTCATCCTCTTCGGCCCCGGCTCCCAGGGCTGCAAGGAACGCTGA
- a CDS encoding lysophospholipid acyltransferase family protein encodes MNASSTQPWESDWNAKDAAIYAALRAGVGLLGACPVSSNMAFMRAFASGFARMPFNRSKLERALDNLRWCFPDWDEQRVYNAGIDAYRHLASLAAEAIATPSRITPEHWAHYIELENVRDALRVLLDRPPCLLITGHCGNWEILGYAMGLLGFRVHALYRPLDLRAADRWAREVRGNRGLFLIDKFGASRELPVVLDRGELIGFVADQNAGGRGVFVPFFDRLASTYKSIALLAQRYHAPIVCGQAIRLGKEGLDPPERIRDQTFRYKIHVSDIILPEHWEGQPDPTFYISARYRAAIEGMIRANPSQHLWMHRHWKARPPHEMSGKPFPARLREKIEALPWMTPERVERLVERSALDASTIANASRTHAPPASGPDEDERDPLSGL; translated from the coding sequence GTGAACGCCTCGAGCACCCAACCCTGGGAATCGGACTGGAACGCGAAGGACGCGGCCATCTACGCCGCGCTGCGCGCAGGCGTCGGGCTGCTGGGCGCGTGCCCGGTCTCGTCGAACATGGCCTTCATGCGCGCCTTCGCCAGCGGGTTCGCGCGCATGCCCTTCAACCGGTCGAAACTGGAGCGGGCGCTCGACAACCTGCGCTGGTGCTTCCCCGACTGGGACGAGCAGCGCGTCTACAACGCCGGCATCGACGCGTACCGGCACCTCGCCTCGCTCGCGGCCGAAGCCATCGCCACCCCCTCGCGCATCACGCCGGAGCACTGGGCGCACTACATCGAGCTCGAGAACGTGCGCGACGCCCTGCGCGTGCTGCTCGACAGGCCCCCCTGTCTTCTCATCACCGGGCACTGCGGCAACTGGGAGATCCTGGGCTACGCGATGGGCCTGCTCGGCTTCCGCGTCCACGCGCTGTACAGACCCCTCGACCTGCGCGCCGCCGACCGCTGGGCCCGCGAGGTCCGGGGAAACCGCGGCCTGTTCCTCATCGACAAGTTCGGCGCGTCGCGCGAACTCCCCGTCGTCCTCGATCGGGGCGAGCTCATCGGCTTCGTCGCCGATCAGAACGCAGGGGGGCGCGGCGTGTTCGTGCCCTTCTTCGACCGGCTCGCGTCGACCTACAAGTCGATTGCGCTCCTCGCCCAGCGCTACCACGCCCCGATCGTCTGCGGCCAGGCGATCCGCCTGGGCAAAGAGGGCCTCGACCCGCCGGAGCGGATCCGCGACCAGACATTCCGCTACAAGATCCACGTCTCGGACATCATCCTCCCCGAGCACTGGGAGGGCCAGCCCGACCCGACTTTCTACATCAGCGCGCGGTATCGCGCCGCGATCGAGGGCATGATCCGCGCGAACCCCTCGCAGCACCTCTGGATGCACCGGCACTGGAAGGCCCGCCCGCCCCATGAGATGTCTGGCAAGCCCTTCCCGGCGCGCCTGCGAGAGAAGATCGAAGCCCTGCCCTGGATGACCCCCGAGCGCGTCGAGCGGCTCGTCGAGCGCAGCGCGCTCGACGCGTCGACGATCGCGAACGCGTCGCGCACACACGCACCACCCGCCTCCGGCCCCGACGAGGACGAGCGAGACCCGCTCTCCGGCCTCTAG
- a CDS encoding FtsW/RodA/SpoVE family cell cycle protein, with protein sequence MLRSGHVIAIATLCLLCLGAVMVKSAEMSVRSDAAVTFASVVTSTSAIHMLVALACMTVCALLPIERLLPIGAMGSPIGAPVHRITVLATVALVGMLLLVYIPGLGREVNGAHRWVRVPVFGSAQPSEFAKWGLVLLLAVHLAWQGERIRRFPRLLVALIPIGLLAGLVIKEDMGTGVLMLAVAGLMVVAAGARIWHLALFVPFALAGLGVALITSPYRVTRLLTFLDPYADPQGTGYHMIQSMVTVAGGEGFGRGLGFGLQKFGYLPEQRTDFLFAVICEELGVVGAALVLSLYLMLLWSGLSILRRLPRRTAEGAAARLLALGVLLTICLQAAINVAVVTGVAPTKGIALPLLSAGGTGWILTASCLGLLIALDRRMTFDTAEPILFTAEGGQSQQGVGSREQETSEPEPPLITIHRADARARRVAS encoded by the coding sequence ATGTTGCGCTCTGGTCATGTCATCGCGATCGCCACGCTGTGCCTGCTCTGCCTGGGCGCCGTGATGGTCAAATCGGCCGAGATGTCGGTCCGATCCGACGCCGCCGTCACTTTCGCGTCGGTGGTGACCAGCACCTCGGCGATCCACATGCTGGTGGCGCTCGCGTGCATGACGGTCTGCGCGCTGCTGCCCATCGAGCGCCTCCTGCCGATCGGCGCGATGGGCTCGCCCATCGGGGCGCCGGTCCACCGGATCACCGTGCTGGCCACCGTTGCGCTGGTGGGCATGCTCCTGCTGGTCTATATCCCGGGCCTGGGTCGCGAGGTCAACGGCGCCCATCGCTGGGTGCGCGTCCCGGTCTTCGGCAGCGCCCAGCCCTCCGAGTTCGCCAAGTGGGGGCTCGTCCTCCTCCTCGCGGTGCACCTGGCCTGGCAGGGCGAGCGCATCCGGCGCTTCCCCCGTCTACTCGTGGCGCTGATCCCCATCGGGCTCCTCGCCGGGCTCGTCATCAAGGAAGACATGGGCACCGGCGTGCTGATGCTCGCCGTCGCAGGCTTGATGGTCGTCGCGGCGGGCGCGCGCATCTGGCATCTTGCGCTCTTCGTCCCCTTCGCGCTCGCCGGCCTTGGCGTCGCGCTGATCACCAGCCCCTATCGCGTGACGCGCCTGCTGACCTTCCTCGACCCCTACGCCGACCCGCAGGGGACCGGCTACCACATGATCCAGTCGATGGTCACCGTCGCCGGGGGCGAGGGCTTCGGGCGAGGGCTGGGATTCGGGCTTCAGAAATTCGGCTACCTGCCCGAGCAGCGCACCGACTTCCTCTTCGCCGTGATCTGCGAGGAACTTGGCGTCGTGGGCGCCGCCCTCGTGCTGTCGCTCTACCTGATGCTGCTGTGGAGCGGGCTGTCGATCCTGCGCCGCCTCCCGCGCCGCACAGCCGAGGGCGCCGCGGCCAGACTGCTCGCACTCGGCGTGCTGCTGACGATCTGCCTGCAGGCCGCGATCAATGTCGCCGTTGTGACCGGCGTCGCGCCCACGAAGGGCATCGCGCTGCCCCTGCTCTCGGCAGGCGGCACCGGATGGATCCTCACCGCGTCGTGCCTGGGGCTGCTCATCGCGCTCGACCGGCGCATGACCTTCGACACTGCCGAGCCGATCCTGTTCACCGCAGAAGGGGGGCAAAGCCAGCAGGGAGTTGGCAGCAGGGAGCAGGAGACGAGCGAGCCGGAGCCGCCCCTGATCACCATCCATCGCGCCGACGCGCGCGCCCGTCGGGTCGCGTCGTGA
- a CDS encoding beta-hydroxyacyl-ACP dehydratase produces the protein MHALDASANGDAARSPCPAECFVDLATLDLSQKMLSRNDIEGFIPHRDIMLLLDGVVWHRPDYTLAVAVKHIRDDEFWTKGHIPGRPILPGVLMVEAGAQLASILFHARVKTDKFAGFTRIENTAFRGMVVPGDTIYFISREVKFSQRRFVADIQGVVDNKLVFESRVTGMLF, from the coding sequence GTGCACGCACTCGACGCCAGCGCGAACGGCGACGCCGCGCGATCGCCCTGCCCCGCCGAGTGCTTCGTCGACCTCGCCACCCTCGACCTCTCGCAGAAGATGCTGTCGCGCAACGACATCGAGGGGTTCATCCCCCATCGCGACATCATGCTCCTCCTCGACGGCGTCGTCTGGCACCGCCCCGACTACACCCTCGCCGTCGCGGTGAAACACATCCGCGACGACGAATTCTGGACCAAGGGACACATCCCCGGAAGGCCCATCCTCCCGGGAGTCCTCATGGTCGAAGCGGGCGCCCAGCTCGCCTCCATCCTGTTCCACGCGCGCGTCAAGACCGACAAGTTCGCCGGCTTCACGCGCATCGAGAACACCGCCTTCCGCGGCATGGTCGTCCCGGGCGACACCATCTACTTCATCTCCCGAGAGGTGAAGTTCTCCCAGCGCCGCTTCGTCGCCGACATCCAGGGCGTCGTCGACAACAAACTCGTCTTCGAGTCACGCGTCACCGGCATGCTGTTCTGA